The Camelina sativa cultivar DH55 chromosome 16, Cs, whole genome shotgun sequence sequence AGTCAtagaaaatatcacaaaaatacagagatcGTTGGGAGCATTTCacaagattttataaaactaatcaacaaaactataaaatactCTCTAGCAATCCTTAAAagtctttcacttattcacttttgatgattttgttgaagtctacaaaattctttataaatatgaatccaataacacccccttatcaaagaagagagattgatcaatttgaagaaaaaattgtcaaaatcaACCTCAACTATTTGTCAAACGTTTTTTCATACCTTAACTTTAGTACCTTACAAATAACAACATTAACaatgttaaaattcaaatttgttacctgaactatatgaaatgttgtcaatttcaacataTGTTTGAACGGTATTAAGTCGGAGTTTAGCGCTGCTGAGTCAGACAACTTGTGGCGTCCATGAGGCTCTATGACTAACTAAAAAGACATCATTTTGGTCATTTCATAGCAAGCACAACACACTCAAAGATGATCAAAACAACATCGTTTTAGTCAATCTTAATGCCACATGGATGCCATGAGTTTTCTGACTCAGCATTTTGAAACTTCGATTTAACACTGTTCGAACAGatgttgaaattgacaacatttCATACAGTTGAggtagcaaatttgaattttaacacAGTTCCGGTTGCTATTTGCAGGGTATTGAAATCTAGGTATAAACAAACATTTCAAATATAGCTAGAGTTGATTTTGGCCGTTTTTCCGAACtatttcctacaaaaaaaagaagaagagattgatagTAAAGTTCTAGGAAGGTTTAAAGATTAAAGATAGATCAATTTTGTACtgctataaaaaaatatacataaccGAAAAAATGTAACTATAGAAAACACCGACTAGTGTtccacatttattatgtttattgACTTTATTCTAGTAAAACTGTTCAAGTTTGTATAATTtccattttataaatttactaaGATGTATGAAACTCATATCATTTGCCCAAAAACACAAAGATAATTGTGATCTAACTCAACCATTACCATTTTCTTTTCagttaaaatttcataaaccTATCCATTACAATGGAAACGTATATGAGTACGATTAAATTAAGATATGccatttaataattatttgtagCTAATATAGAGTAATTTTTTTCAGATTCCAATGACAACTATAGGTGTCTTGTTGATGGATAAATCAGGAAGGCGACCACTACTTCTAGTAAGAGAATTatggtttaacaaaaaaaatttcttttcgAATGTATTGTaagttttgaatatattattattacaaaaaatcatcaaaaattagtggtgtaaaataatatatactagatattcacccgcggtacaccgcggagatattttctaataaaaaaaaaatgttatttgttttgtagattaactatattaataactgatatttaatttgtattttttaaaatgtacaaccttacaaatacaaatatatattagttagtgtagaaagtattttgtttgagttttattgttttatattatagaaactataacatacaattaaatattgtgtgtttatagaattaattcatattgttttgtaaaattggaaatttaatattaataaaattaattataattaaaacttaatgttaaagggagtggttcctattgttttgaaaattttgttaggatgggaaatcttgttttcaaaaatcaaaacttaatattaattacttaaatgaaaaacaaattaataattaatgtcaatgaCATGCTTATAAATATGTATGAACTTCAGAATTTATTTGCTAGATGtctccaaaatatatatatataatagtgaAAATATGTATTAAGTTTTTATTCATCTCTTCAGATTTCTGCTACCGGAACATGCATCGGGTGTTTCCTCATCGGCTTATCATTTTCATTACAGGttctctctttatttatatttctgatAGAACTTTCGtacaagaaaaaagatgatgtaCATGTGCTTTATTGACAgtggaaatatatatacttatccGTTAAACACATTAATTATATGTAACTATAAAaactatctttttatttaaCCGAAAAAACTCATTGTCATCTTCTTTTACATACTATTAAAAAGATTTTTGCACTCTATGGTGATTAGTAGCATCTAATTAGGAAtctattttattgaaaattaatagatatatttttaatactaattttcatactgtaatatatttaaatttatatattataaaatttgatttcaTCAAATTGTAGGTTGTAAGCCTATTCAGTGGAGAAACTTCATATATAGCACTCACAGGAGTTTTGGTAAGTTTTATATACCTAGAAACTTTGTATTGCTTTAGATTTTAGTCaaccatatataaaaacattgaaTTTATTGATAAGATATAAGAAATTTACATTTACACTTCAGATGTACACCGGATCATTCTCGCTAGGGATGGGTGGGATCCCTTGGGTTATTATGTCAGAGGTAAATAACACATATACAAATTATATGGGTTTTATACATATTAATTCCATGTGGTATTGATTTGATTGTATGTAATTATGACCTTGTATgattttttcatagttttttgataaaatataaactaatttattatttttgtaaagatATTTCCAATAGATATAAAAGGACCAGCTGGAAGCCTAGTGACTGTTGTTAGCTGGATTGGATCATGGATTATATCCTTTACATTTAACTTCCTAATGAATTGGAGTCCAACAGGTACTGTATATATTTGTTCAAATGTTACTATGATTTTCCAGTTGATTTTGTCTCTTGAAGTACTAAATgtgaaatacatttttaatttgcaggaactttttatgtttttgctaCAGTTTGTGGAGTTACAGTTATTTTTGTAGCAAAGCTCGTACCAGAAACCAAAGGTCGAACACTCGAAGAAATTCAATATTCCATTGGTTATGTGCAACTCTAATGTCTAGATAGTTAATTACGAGGACATCTATCCCTAACGAACAACATTTGAATATAAGATTTTACAGTTTTATGTACAACTGCGTCATGAGTTTGCTATATATTACATGAAAGATGGGgaatttaattttgttgcaTATAGCTGCTAACATGTTGGCaagtttatataaatttatacacTCTTATCTATGTAACTAGAAAATTGCCCACGCGATGCGTGGGTTATATATTTAGTATTGATTTACCTTCACATCCCCTCTTGTTGGTATAAGTTTTTGCCGACTTATGGCATGTTCAGTATGAAAATTCCCTAACTGCTCGACTATTAGACATCTACTCCAATTATCATTGGCATATACCACATATCATATCTGGAAAATATTATCAACTTTTGCTATTTCAGCGCCACTTTTGTCCCTTGATGATCAACAACCAGATTTTGTGGCTTTGCAAGGCAGTACCTCCTTAGGTGCCAGTGAAGTTTGGAATCAGATCAGATTACGCGTGGTGTACCCTTCCATATGAAAAGAAACATTTTCGCTAAAGAAAACGACAAACTTCATTTAAACAATACGTTTATAAGGTGAAATAGGTAGAGAAGTCTCTTAATGCAACCTCCTCATATAAgccatatattatatatgctaTAAAAATCATTCTATTTGTAGAACATCATCATCAGGAGACCTCAAACtacttgaaaaataataaaaaaatcattgagaTACGTTGTAATCagcaacaaataaataaatgaacaaaGACAACACATAAATTCGTAAATCAAAATTACTCATGAATGGTTCTTCCCTAattctttttgaaatttaaaggGAAACaggtaaaaatatatacttttacatACCTTTGATTCTATATTGGAGTCCAACATAGTTGAATGTCTAAtttcttcatcaaaaacaacTTCCAAGCCTGAAAAACTATTTAACAATAACTTGAACTGAGTGATCAACAAATTCTTTAAGGGCTCCCTTGGTATCATAGACCTAGAAATGGAGTATTAGGAGGCTATCAGGTTTGAACTGCATAAAAATGCTTGACATTCCAAATTAagcaagagaaaaataaaaataacatgtaGGAAAATCCATTTGAAGTAAAACAATCTCGTAAGTTGAAACCATTAAATGAGAGAGTGGTTGAGttaaaattgcaaaataaaataaaatgaggTTGTGTGATTATCTATACCATATAGAATGAAAGAAACTCATCAAGAGAACTTAGAATATgaaaaccacaaaatcagttGCTAACGTTGTTGACTTTGGTCTTCTACAGATGTAGCATTTGGAAAAAATTTGTAAGCAAAAGATAACTTAACCTAATAAACGGTAGTGTCATACTTCTAGAAACTTTCTGTGCGAGGCCATCTATCAATCGTCAGCCACCAACTAAACAGTTTAACTTAACCTAATGAGCGATGcaagtaaaaagaaaataaatgctcgaaaatataaatattgggTAAACTttacaatcaaaacaaaattcttaacAACACTCCAAAAAATTTGAAGCAAAATATAAGAAGGTACCTTGGAAACTGTTAAAAAACATAGAACAGAAACTATTGAGACGGGAGGAAAAGAGAGATATATACATGAGCCAATTTGTTAGCGTCATAGATGGAGGCGGAGCGTTACAGGTGAGAGAGCAAAGCAGCTGATAATAGAGGAAACCTAAATGCTTccgtttaaaaatattaataattgagCAATTAATTTGGgtcaaaacttttgtttttggccgtatgaaaaatcttatttttttatttgtggttgaTGTTTTCCTTGATAAAAAGCAAAGATgtttcactcatatatatatatctaatatataatgATAAAACAACCCGAcctatttttgtgtgtgtttaatataattaaatatctagTGATCCATactcactaacatcctaaccccAATAAATTAAAACAGCGGAAATAAATCATCAATCAACTTTTAAGACATATAGTGGCCAATTTGAGTACAGAGTAATTCCATTTGGACTTACTAATGCTCCTGCAACCTTCCAAGGGTTAATGAATGCTGCttttaaacagtttttgagGAAGAGTGTTTTGGTGTTCTTTGATGACATcctaatttatagtgattagGAAGATTCATACGTTCTTCACCTGAAAGAAGTTTTTGATGTTATGAGAGAGCAACAGCTCTACGCTAAACGAAGTAAGTGTGCTTTTGCTACGAAAAGAGTGGAATATTTGGGCCATTTTATTGATGCAAACGGTGTTTCCACTAACCCTGCTAAAATTCAAGCAGTTCAAAATTGGCCTATTCCTCAAAATTTGAAACATCTACGAGGTTTTTTGGGTATGGCCAACTATTATCGTCGCTTTTATGAAAAATTTTGGAACCATTGCTCGTCCTTTAACCTTGTTGACACaaaatgattcttttgttttgtccatGGATGCTGAAGTGGCTTTTACCAATTTGAAGAGTATTATTTGTTCTGCTCATGTTTTGGCCTTTCCTCTCTTTGATAGGCCATTCGTGGTGGAAACGGCGCGTGTAGTTACGGTATTGGGGTTGTTTTGATGTAGGATGGTCATCCTTTAGCTTATTAGTTTTCTTTTGCAGAGGAAGCAACTTCACTTGTCCATATATGAGAAGGAGTTATTAGCAGTGATCTTTGCGGTCTAGAAATGGCAACATTATCTGATGCATGatcattttatcatttaaacTGATCATCGTAGCTTGAAGTACTTGTTAGAACAATGACTAAATAAGCCAATCTAAGAACAATGGCTTcccaaattttttgattttgattatgaaATCCAATCTTCGATTGATGCATTGACGGCAAAGCTGAGGTCAAAGAAGCATGTTATGTGGTCTCAAGGTCTTTTACGCAGGAAGAGTATAATTGTTGATCCTCTGCATAATTCTATACTTGAGTGGCTGCACTTTAGTAGAGTTGGTGGTCATTTTGGGAGAGATGCTACTTATCAGCGTGTGAAGAGCTTGTTCAATTGGAAGAAGATGATTACAGACATTCACGCTTATATACGCAGTTGTTCAGTTTGTCAACAGTGCAAATATGATTCTGCTGCTTCTCCAACTCTGTTGCAACCTCTTCCCATTTCGACTTCAATTTAGTCTGAAATCTCTATTGACTTCATTGATGGCCTTCCACCTTCGAATGGAAAAACTGTTATCTATTTGATGGTGGATTATCTCACAAAATCCGCACATTTCATGGACTTAAGTCACCTGTATTCTGCTCTGACAGTGGCTCAAGAATTCTTGGATATTGTTTTCAAGTTGCATGGGTTGCCCAATTTCATAGTAAGTGACATGGATTCGGTGTTTCTTAGTGACTTTTGGCGTGAGTTGTTTACTCTACAGGGGGTGGAACTCAAGTACTCTAGTGTTTACCATCCTTAGAGTGATGGCTAAACCGCGGTGGTCAATCGTTGTCTTGAGACTTGAGATGCATGTGTAGTGATCGACCTACGCTCTGGAGGTTGTGGCTCTCTCTTAATGAATACTGGTACAACACAATGTTTCATTCTACTACTCAGTTGACACCCTATGAAGTTGTTTATGGCCAGCCACCTCCTCAGCAATTGCCTTACTTACCAAGTGAATCTGAAGTTGTGGTTGCTAAGAGTCTGCAGGAACGTGAAAAGTTGCTTTTGATACTCAAATTTCACTTACTGCGAGATCAACATCGTATGGAGCAGGCTGCTAATAAGTGATGATCTGAGAGGAGCTTTCGCATTCGTGATTTGGTGTATGTCAAGCTTCAGCCTTATCGCCAAGGGTATGTGGTTCTTCGTGTAAATCAGAAATTGATCCCAAAATATATTGGTCCTTACAATCTGGAGTGCCTTCATCTTCACGTGTTCATCCGGTTTTTCATGTGTCCAAGTTGAAGTTGCGGGTTGGAGGTCCTGTGGTGAGTACTCAGCTTCCCTCCATTGTCCAAGATGTGTTGATTAATGAGCCTTGGAGGATCTTGGAACGTCAGATGGTGAATAGACAAGGACGTGCTACAACTAAAGTCTTGGCTCAGTGGTTTAATGAGGATGAATCTGAGGCTAATTGGGAATTTCTTTACGCTTTGATGTAGAAGTTTCCTGATTTCCAACCATGAGAACATGGTTGTTTAAGAGAGGAAGATTTTATATAGCAATTATTAATAAGGGACTTGTGGTTGGTAAAAGATTAAAAGAGGAGCAACAGTCGAGATGAAGTGAAGACCTTTGCGACTActaaacaccaaaaacaaacattttatttcttttattgaaTTGCTGTGAAAAAATTTGTtagaccttcttcttcttcctctggtttTGGGCGATTGATTCATCCTCGGCGAAGAACTCTTCTCTTTTGAAGTTGTTGTAAGGTGAATTTGAGAATTCCTTGTTTTATGAACATTGATTTCTCGGTTGTATTGTATTTGGTGGAGCGATTGAATAAAATGTTGATTTGGTGTTGagttatttgtttctttatcaCAGTGAAAGTTGTGACCTCTAACTGTAGCTAAACACCATAGTTAAAGAAAGAAGCTTGATTAAAAGGAATCGAGAAGCAAGAGAGAGATGCTTGCCGAAGAAAATAAGAGAGGCGATTCATGGAAGAAGAAATATGAATTTAAGCTGGACTAGTTTCTGTTATAAGTGAAACTCTGTGGAGAATGTTATTCACAATGGCAAAGTATATATAGAATACAATGTACAGATGAGATCGAATCCAAGATCATATCTATGCTAGAGGAATATTCTAGAGATATCTTATATCCAAATATATCGAAGATTACAAGGATCTTAACTATCTAACTAACACGCCCCCGCAGTCGAACCGTCAGTGCACCGGAGGAGCGGACGTTGAGACTGTCCCGAAAGTCCAAGAACAGCGGAGAGGGTAGACCCTTAGTGAAAATGTTCGCGAACTGGTGAGCGGAAGGCACATGCAACACCTTTATTTCGCCGATGGCCACCTTATCACGAACAAAATGAATGTCTATTTCAATGTGTTTTGTTCGTTAGTGCTGAACACAAAGTTGTCAAGTCGGTCTTAGTGCTTGGGAGATTATTAGAGGAAAGAACACGTTGAAGAATTGTACTGCTAGGGTGTCCGAGGCGGTGATGCCACGTTGAGCTTCTAGGAGGAACCGAAACAAATGCTTGTGGGGGGATAAATTTGTGTGTGGAGTGATGGAGTAGAGGGGACCCGTGCTATTGCAGTGGAGGAGCTTGGTCTTGGTCAGGAGATCCTTGACACAAAAACCAAACGGATCAAACTCCACAGACAAATTATTGTCGCTGACAAAATGACGgacatatatcaaatttttgatGATAGAAGGGCATACAAAAACATTACGAAGTTGAAGGTGTCGAGAGGGTGTTGGTAAGAGGCCATTACCAACATGAGTGACCTTAGCGGAGGACCCGTTGCCGACAATGACACTAGGTAAATGACTCGAATTAAAAGTGGTACGTAGAATACCTGGTTGAGCGGTGATGTGGTTGGTGGCACCCGTATCTATGACCCAAGGAGTTGCATTCGGATCCTGAATGGTCATCGTTTGGAGAGCGTTGGTTAGCGCATGTGGGAGGTATGTGAGAGGTGTGGGAGAGTGAGGAAGCATTTGCGTGACGTGAGCTTCACCATGTGGACGGGGCTGGTGGTGTGCAGGTTGAACCGGTGGAACAAAGGGGTAAGCCATGTGTGGTGTCGAGCCGTAGAACTGGGGTGGTGGTGCGTAATATGGAGACTGGTACGGTGGTTGACCATATCCCTATGGTGGGTTTTGATATTGCCAGTGATTATTGTAGCGGCCACGTCGTCTATACCACGACCTCTGTGTCCGCGACCTTGGTGACCGGAGTGATGTCCTCGCGAAGATTGTTGGTCCGTCGTGGTATAGAGGATATTTGGGGTAGACGTATCGGATGGTGGGCTAGGAGCAGGTTTCACATGTTTGGAGAGACGAGTTTCTTCAAGTTGGAGCATTGATCGAGCAACGGTGAACGATGGGTAAGGAGATTTGTGTTTGATTACGTTGATGATGGAGTCGAACTTGTCGTTGAGACCGTTCAACATGTACATGACAAGTTGGCGGTCAGTAACCAGAGAGTCGATGTTTGCCAGGAGATTAGAGAGTGTCTTGAGGCGTTTGCAGTAGTCGGCGACGGTGGAGTTACCGATGGTGAGAGTTCGAAGTTCGGTGTCATACTCCATCGCTCTTGCTTCTTTGTTATCACGGAAAAGTTCTTCGATGGTGATCCAAAGTTCACGGGCGGTGGACTTTGTCTTAAGAACGGTGTCTAAGATTGATTCGGAGATCGTGCCGTAGATCCCCATTTTGACGAGGCCATCATGTTCTTTCCACTGCTGTTGGGTCGCCTGAGTGGCAGTGGATGTGCCGTCGAGATGGCTGAGAACACCAAAGCTGAGACAATGAGTCTCAAATAGCTCTCTCCACACGTCATATATAGTTAAGTTTGGCTATGTCGAGGGTGATGGGGATGTACGACTTGATCTGGGAGATGCCAAACGGTTTATCGGATTTTTGAGTTGCGTCGGCCATGGCGATGTACTAGACGCTAACCGATGGAAAAATATGATGAGAAGaatagaagaaaacagagagaggaACAGAGCAAGAAAAtcgaagaacaagaagagagagaagtgagaaacaaagagagagagaagaaaaaaaaaatgaaagagcGGAGAAGGATCGAGCAAACTAGCTGGAGGCTGGGCTTCTGATACCATATTATAAGTGAAGCTCTGTGGAGAATGTTATTCACGATGGCAAAGTATATATAGAAGACAATGTACAAATGAGATCGAATCCAAGATCATATCTATGCTAGAGGAATATTCTAGAGATATTCTGTATCCAAATATATCGAAGATCACAAGGATCTTAACTATCTAACTAACAGTTTCAGCTTAAGCCCACTCCATGGCTACCTGCGACAGGAAGATAAACGACACATAAGGGTTTAACTTAAACACTAAAACATCACGAACTTATAAAGCttaaataattttatctatGGTTTTACAAAAGCTTAAATAGCAAATCCAAAACCTAATGGAGAGTATAGAAGAAAGAATGAGAGGGAGAGCACCTAAGAGAGAAGTTCGaagtcttcatcttcttccttgttcTATTTCTGTCAGTTGTATCAGTCTCTAGACGCTTTAGCGTTTTGTAAACTTTCTTAAGATAGATAGTGGAAGTCTTGTAGATTTCAAATAGGCctatttttgtcaaatttatCTTTCCTACCATTTTGATTTGCGTTTGTTTCACAATTTTCATCCAATCAAGACACAAGTGTGAAGTGTGTATACTAAAATTAGATTAGAATGTGTGGGTTTTATAActgttaaaagtaaattaaatttaacgGGTAAAACAAATTGGTtcagtttttttaacaaatcatTTTATCGTCGGCCGTTGATAACTATAAAACATGTCCGTATTAGATAAAACCTGAACTTAAAATAACA is a genomic window containing:
- the LOC104750293 gene encoding uncharacterized protein LOC104750293, with protein sequence MGIYGTISESILDTVLKTKSTARELWITIEELFRDNKEARAMEYDTELRTLTIGNSTVADYCKRLKTLSNLLANIDSLVTDRQLVMYMLNGLNDKFDSIINVIKHKSPYPSFTVARSMLQLEETRLSKHVKPAPSPPSDTSTPNILYTTTDQQSSRGHHSGHQGRGHRGRGIDDVAATIITGNIKTHHRDMVNHRTSLHITHHHPSSTARHHTWLTPLFHRFNLHTTSPVHMVKLTSRKCFLTLPHLSHTSHMR